The genomic window TCCTTCGCCGCATTCAGGGCAGGCAGCCCGCCCTCGTAAATTTTCTTGCGGACCGCCGCATCGCCCAGCTTCGTCCCGCGGATCAGCTCGCTGGCCCGCTCGCGCGGCGATTTGCCCGCCAAAACCTTTTGCACCAGCGGATGCCCGTAGCCCAGCTCGACGGCGAGCTGCGCAAACCCGTCCGCCAGCTTCAGCGTCTCCACATCGGCGTAAATCGGCTGCTCGGCAAACAAGTCATACTCGAACGATTCCCGGCTGGAATCGCTGTACTCCTCCAACCGCTCGCCGTTGGGCTTCTGCCGCTCCTCGGCGGCGCGCAATAACTGCCGGCCGTAACTGAACAACTCGCTGTGGAACCCGTGCGCGTGCTCCAGCAAATTATACTTCAGCGCGTTCGTGCCGATCACCTGCTGCGCCTGCGCGATGCGGTCCCACGCCCCGGCGCACGGCGCCAGCGCGGGGTTCGCCGCCACGGCGGCGCGGAGCTTCTGCTCGGCGGCACGTTTGCGCTCCAGCACCGTGGGATCCTGCAACCCTTCCAGCACCCCGTCATCCGCCTTGCGCACATTCTTCAGGCCGAACAACTCCGGCTTGGCGCGGCGCGCATTCTCGGCGCTGCGCTCGCTGAAGACCCCCAGCAACACCTCCAGCCGCTTCACCCGCAGCAACTCGCGCGGCAACCGCACATCCCGCTGATACTCCAGCTCCACGACCGTCCGCGAGCGGTCCGTATGCCCCGGATGCCCGCTGACGAACACCAGCTCACCCTCCGCCGCGCCCGCCGCGCTCCACTTCAAATAATGCTTCAGCCGTACCGGCTTGCCGCCCTCATACACGCGGAACAGGCAGATATCCAAATCAAAGCGCGGATACTCGAAATTATCCGGGTCCCCGCCAAAGAACGCCGCCTGCTCCTCCGGCGCGAACACCAGCCGCACATCCGTGTATTTTTTGAAGCGATACAAATGATACTGCCCGCCCTGATACAGCGTCACCACATCGCTGCGCAGCCCCGTCTTCTCCAGCGACTCCTTCTCAATCGCCGCAATCACGCCCCGCCGCGCCGCGAACGCCGCCTCATCCGCCATGCCGGGCGGAATCGCCGCGTTCACCCGCGCCGTGACATCCTCAATGCTCTCCAGCACATTCAACTCCAAGCCGGGGCACGGCTTCTCCTCCGCGCGCGTCCGCGCATAAAAGCCGTCGTGCAGATAATCATGCTCCTTGGAACTGAGCCGCTGCAGCGAATCCGAGCCCACGTGGTGATTGGACAGCACCAGGCCATCCGGCGAGACGAACTCCCCCGATCCGCCGCTGCTGAACCGCACCGACGCCCGCTGCAAATTCTCCAGCCACGCCTCCGACGGCTCAAAGCCATGGCGCTCGCGCAACAACTGGCGCGGCGGATGATTATACAGCCACATACCCTCATCGGCGCCGGTCGGCTGGCCGGCCAAAACAATTCCCATGCTTAACATAACCGTGTACGGCTTCACATGATCGCTCAATTTCATAAATGCACGGCAGGGGAATTCCCCCGGCCACGCCTGCGCAAGATAAATCCCCCGCCGCCAACCTGCAATCGGTAATTCCAACTCTGCGTTGCTGTAGAGGCAAGGCGATGGACCCCGTGCCGCAACCGTTTTCAGGATTGCCGATCCAAAGTGCGCTGGTTGCAAACGCTCAATGCGAACCACCCCCTCACCCCGCCTGCGGCCACAGTAGGAGCTGACGTAAGGAAGC from Verrucomicrobiota bacterium includes these protein-coding regions:
- a CDS encoding S46 family peptidase, whose protein sequence is MKLSDHVKPYTVMLSMGIVLAGQPTGADEGMWLYNHPPRQLLRERHGFEPSEAWLENLQRASVRFSSGGSGEFVSPDGLVLSNHHVGSDSLQRLSSKEHDYLHDGFYARTRAEEKPCPGLELNVLESIEDVTARVNAAIPPGMADEAAFAARRGVIAAIEKESLEKTGLRSDVVTLYQGGQYHLYRFKKYTDVRLVFAPEEQAAFFGGDPDNFEYPRFDLDICLFRVYEGGKPVRLKHYLKWSAAGAAEGELVFVSGHPGHTDRSRTVVELEYQRDVRLPRELLRVKRLEVLLGVFSERSAENARRAKPELFGLKNVRKADDGVLEGLQDPTVLERKRAAEQKLRAAVAANPALAPCAGAWDRIAQAQQVIGTNALKYNLLEHAHGFHSELFSYGRQLLRAAEERQKPNGERLEEYSDSSRESFEYDLFAEQPIYADVETLKLADGFAQLAVELGYGHPLVQKVLAGKSPRERASELIRGTKLGDAAVRKKIYEGGLPALNAAKDSMIELARLVDAEARAARKVVDVQREIQQQAHAQIAKARYAVEGDSAYPDATFTLRLAFGLVKGYEEDGRKIPHQTTLAGLYARAAEHHNEPPFDLPPKWAARRAKLNLDTPYNFVCTADIVGGNSGSPVVNRQGEFVGIIFDGNLQSLIADIQYTDEQGRAVSVHSSAIIEALTKVYDAAPLAAELLGKKP